The genome window ATTGATTTGATTCTAGCATCAAGCGATCAGATCAGAGCCATGCTTCAAGCGACGGACGGCGGAGCGCCTGTTGACATTTCACGTTCCGAACAGATCGTTGCCGGATTAAAAGCCCTGCTGCATAATCGGGACGATGCGAATGCGTTCTCCCCTGAAAATATGGAAACTTCCGACGCTGCCGGAAGCATGGAAAGTAAAAAAATTACCTGCCGTATCAGATTTCGTCCCGGACCCTCCATTTTCGCAACAGGCATGGATCCTGCGCTGCTTCTGGATGAATTGAGGGACTTTGGGAATTGTATTGTAACAGCTCAGACCGAAAATATCCCGGCTCTCTATGATCTGGACCCTGAACAATGCTACATTTTCTGGGATATGGTTCTTTCGACAGACCGAAGCATCGACGATATCAGGGACGTTTTCATCTTTGTTGATGATGAAAGTGAAATAAAGATCGACGAGATTACATGCGATGCGAATATGGAAAAAGATCGGAAACGGCTGGGTGAAATTCTGGTTGAACGAGGTGATGTCACTAAAGAAACTGTGGACAGGGCGCTGAACAACCAGAAGCAGATAGGCGAACTGCTTGTAGAGTCTGGAGCGGTTTCCAGGGAGAGAGTAGCTTCGGCCTTGAGCGAGCAGCAAATCATTGAAAAACGCAAGGCACCAGCCAGTTCCGGTAGCGTCCGCGTTCCTGCCGACCGGCTCGATAATCTTATTAATCTTGTCGGCGAGCTTGTTATCACCCAGGCCCGGCTTACCCAGGTATCCGCCGGCATAAACGATCCCAAACTTGCCGCTCCGGTTGAAGAAGTGGAACGTCTTGCAGGTGAACTTCGAGACTGCGTTCTCAATATCCGCATGCTTCCTATAGGCACGACATTCAGTAAGTTCAGGCGGCTTGTGCGTGATCTCTCCTCCGAACTGGGCAAGGAGATCGAATTAAAGACCGAAGGCGCCGAGACTGAACTGGATAAAACGGTTATTGAGCGCCTGGACAACCCGCTGGTGCATCTTATCAGAAACAGCATAGATCACGGCATAGAATCTCCGGAAGAACGCGAAGTTTCAGGTAAATCACGAAAAGGAGCAATCCGCCTTGCCGCCGAGCACAAGGGCGCAGATGTGGTTATTACCATAGAGGATGACGGGAGGGGCCTGGATGCTGAAGTCATCAAATCAAAGGCCATTGAGAAGGGATTGATAGAAACCGGCGATAGTTTAATCGAATCGGAGATATTCAAACTTGTTTTTACTCCCGGATTTTCCACGAACACGGAGGTTACCAGCGTCTCCGGGCGGGGTGTGGGTATGGACGTTGTAAAACGCGAAATCGAGGCCCTTCGCGGATCAATCGAAATTTTCAGTGAGAAGGGAGAAGGGACTGCAGTCAGACTTTCTTTGCCCCTTACTCTGGCCATCATAGACGGTCTTCTCGTGAAAGCCGGTAAAAGCCGGTTTGTTCTGCCCCTTTCCGTGGTAGAGGAATGCATGGAACTGACCAAAGACCATGTTGCCAATGCCCACGGCCGTCATCTGATTTCCGTTAGGGGAGAACTTGTGCCCTATATACGCCTGCGCGATATATTCGCTGTATCCGGCGGGCCAGCGCCCCTGGAGCAGATGGTGGTCGTTAAATCTGAAAACATGCGGGTTGGAATCGTGGTGGATGAGATAATCGGAAGCCATCAGACCGTCATTAAATCGCTCGGCAGGATGTATCAGGATGCCGAGGGTGTTTCAGGAGGAACTATTCTTGGCGACGGGGGTATTGCCCTGATAGTGGATGTCCCGAAAATAATTCAATGCGCAGAGGAAGAAGAAAAAGCACCTAAAGTATATTTAAGTACTTAAAGTATTTAAAGTACTTAAAGTGCCTAAAGCAAGTGAAACGCAATATTGGCCTGAAGTAGTTGCAGAGGCAAAAACGTTGCCCTGGGAGCAGGTAAAAACAGAGCGCGAAGAATGTGGTGAATTACTGGCCATTTTTACTTCGATTTCTAAAAAACTTTAGACACTTTAAATACTTTAGACATTTTAGGCGCTTTTTTATCATGGCTTTCACATATTTTTTCAGAGACATGCAGACCCTGGAAGCGATTCGCGATTATGCGCTTCCGGCGTTAAAATCACGCAGGTATATCAATATCTGGGATGCCGGGTGTGCGATGGGGCAGGAGCCATATTCTCTTGCTATGGTTTTAAGGGAAAACATGGTACGGATGATTTTCAGAAATGTAAAAATATATGCAACGGATATCGACGGCAGCAATCTGTTCGGGAAAATAATAAGGGACGGCAAGTATCCGGGTGAGCAGGTCAGGAGAATTCCAAAAGAGATCTTCGCCAAATACTTTTCTCCGAACGGGAAACCGGACCATTTCATAATCGCCGATGAGATAAGAAAATCCGTTGAATATCAAAAACACGACCTGCTGACCCTGAGACCTGTGCGGAATAATTTCGGGCTGATTGTCTGTAAAAATGTTCTACTGCATTTTAAGGAAGCGGAAAGGATTAACGTCATCAACATGTTTCATGAAGCACTTTCCGAAGGCGGTTTTTTAGCAGTCGAACAGACGCAGAAGATACCTGAAAAGATGAAAGATTTATTTGAGCCTGTCGCAGCGAATGTGCAGTTGTTCCGGAAAAAAGGATAAAAGATTATGACTTCAAGGATCAAGGCGATATTTCCTTGAAATGTTTAAAAAGTCTTTTAATACAATCATAGCCGACAGGGTGCGATATACAGCCGCTGAGTTCTGGAAAAAAATGGGGTTTGTCTACGGGGAAGATGGAAATTATGTTTATCGTAACAGGAGGCTTGAAACCAAATAGAAAATCTATAAAGGAGGTGATACGGAAAAATATAAGCAGTGGCGGTTTTTGAGCGATGAAATTGAAAGAGGATAAAACTGAAGGAGTTTTGAGCAATGGCGGAAAAAATTGAGAACAATAATTCAGAAGAAACACAAAATGGAAAGAAAAGAAACAAAATCAAAAACAATTCTAAAAAGGAGGAAATCATGGCGGACTCAAAGATGAACGCAAGTGTGCTCAATGAGTTTGAAACTTTGTTTGAAAGTATTAAAAAGGGCCGTTTGGATGCCAGGGCGGATCTGGGCGATACAACCGGTGCTGACAGGGAAATGCTTGAAGGCGTGAACGAAATGCTTGACGCAGTAATCGGCCCGTTGAACGTGACGGCCGAGTATGTAGACCGTATTAGCAAGGGCGACATCCCGGAAAAGATCACGGATGATTATAAAGGCGATTTCAATGAGGTCAAAAACAACCTGAACCAGTGCATTGATGCTATTAACCTCGTGGTTTCTGATGGTCTGCTGCTGGTTGA of Desulfosarcina sp. BuS5 contains these proteins:
- a CDS encoding chemotaxis protein CheA is translated as MSQSNIHAETYRLEALELLSDVEEAILDVEQDSGNAEHVNRLFRAMHTIKGSGAMFGFDDIADFTHHAETVLDKVRESAVPVNKDLIDLILASSDQIRAMLQATDGGAPVDISRSEQIVAGLKALLHNRDDANAFSPENMETSDAAGSMESKKITCRIRFRPGPSIFATGMDPALLLDELRDFGNCIVTAQTENIPALYDLDPEQCYIFWDMVLSTDRSIDDIRDVFIFVDDESEIKIDEITCDANMEKDRKRLGEILVERGDVTKETVDRALNNQKQIGELLVESGAVSRERVASALSEQQIIEKRKAPASSGSVRVPADRLDNLINLVGELVITQARLTQVSAGINDPKLAAPVEEVERLAGELRDCVLNIRMLPIGTTFSKFRRLVRDLSSELGKEIELKTEGAETELDKTVIERLDNPLVHLIRNSIDHGIESPEEREVSGKSRKGAIRLAAEHKGADVVITIEDDGRGLDAEVIKSKAIEKGLIETGDSLIESEIFKLVFTPGFSTNTEVTSVSGRGVGMDVVKREIEALRGSIEIFSEKGEGTAVRLSLPLTLAIIDGLLVKAGKSRFVLPLSVVEECMELTKDHVANAHGRHLISVRGELVPYIRLRDIFAVSGGPAPLEQMVVVKSENMRVGIVVDEIIGSHQTVIKSLGRMYQDAEGVSGGTILGDGGIALIVDVPKIIQCAEEEEKAPKVYLST
- a CDS encoding CheR family methyltransferase; protein product: MAFTYFFRDMQTLEAIRDYALPALKSRRYINIWDAGCAMGQEPYSLAMVLRENMVRMIFRNVKIYATDIDGSNLFGKIIRDGKYPGEQVRRIPKEIFAKYFSPNGKPDHFIIADEIRKSVEYQKHDLLTLRPVRNNFGLIVCKNVLLHFKEAERINVINMFHEALSEGGFLAVEQTQKIPEKMKDLFEPVAANVQLFRKKG